A genomic stretch from Diprion similis isolate iyDipSimi1 chromosome 1, iyDipSimi1.1, whole genome shotgun sequence includes:
- the LOC124406715 gene encoding defensin-2, whose amino-acid sequence MKVVAFLAFFVVVAYASADVLPQVVYDGQMEEKDGRMTNLEDVDTDAGLPESSDLTPIRHRRVTCDLLSFTTPWGGVNHAACAARCLAQRHKGGACQNGVCVCRD is encoded by the exons ATGAAGGTCGTCGCATTTCTCGCTTTCTTCGTTGTCGTCGCTTACGCTTCGGCTGACGTTCTTCCTCAAGTCGTTTACGACGGACAGATGGAGGAGAAGGATGGAAGGATGA CCAATCTCGAAGACGTTGACACCGACGCCGGATTGCCCGAAAGCTCCGATCTTACGCCAATCAGACACCGCCGAGTCACTTGCGATCTCTTGTCCTTCACAACCCCGTGGGGTGGCGTCAATCACGCTGCATGTGCTGCCAGGTGTTTGGCCCAGAGACACAAGGGTGGAGCATGCCAAAACGGAGTCTGCGTTTGCCGTGACTGA
- the LOC124409149 gene encoding defensin-2-like, translating to MKFLVTIALFASIACVYAAILPAVINDDDKIVKLEDVDTDAGISADPESSPIRHRRVTCDVLSFGTKWGSPSKIACPVRCLAQGKKFGSCKNGVCVCRQ from the exons ATGAAGTTCTTAGTGACGATCGCTCTTTTCGCTTCCATCGCCTGTGTCTACGCGGCGATTTTACCTGCCGTCATTAACGACGACGACAAGATCG TTAAGCTCGAGGACGTTGATACTGACGCGGGAATATCCGCTGATCCAGAATCCTCGCCTATTCGACATCGGCGCGTTACTTGCGACGTTTTATCCTTCGGGACGAAATGGGGATCTCCCAGCAAGATCGCGTGTCCCGTGAGGTGCTTGGCTCAAGGGAAGAAGTTCGGATCCTGCAAAAACGGTGTTTGCGTCTGTCGCCAATAA